TTCAAGCTGGGAAGAAACAGGTAATTGAAAATCTTAAATCAGTAAGTTTACAGATTGTTGCCTATTTTCGTGAGGTGATGCCAGTTTTTCTATCCCTTATCAGCCATCCTTCCTTTGATCTACAGACCTTTCTGAAGCGTCATACTATGCCTAGGATACAAATTGGCAATAAGTTAATGGAATATCTAAATGCTGAAGCAGATTTAGGGCGAATTTGCAAAGGTAATGTTGCGGCAGCAGCAATATTAATTTCACACTTGCATAACCTAGCACTCTCTGAAACTATTGGCTCTCATCAACCTATTGATACGGAATGCGCGATCGCTGATGCGATTGAGGTGTTGTGGAAGGGATTGTCTCCATAGGGGGTGTGTAAATAACCCCATGTTTACTTGTCTCGGTTGAGGAGATGGACAAATTTAGTGGGCAACACTAAGCAAATGCAGGTCAATGAATTTAGACGGACATTGCGAGAGTTTTTTGAGTTATTTGAAATAGACACTGACGCAATCTACTTGACCTATCACGGTAAGCCGGTCATGGTGGCGATCGCTGATTATCTCAACCGCAACAACTACCCAACTAAACGCGGTGGTAACTGGACTTATCGTACTGTAAAACTGATTTTGGATCGGACTAAGGTGAAATCAGCTTAGGATATTTCAAAACAGAAGTTTCCATCTTAAATGATTGCCCCAGCTAATCCTTTAATTTGATAATTTGATCAAAAAAATGACAAATAGACCCTCATGGTGGCAAGGCTTAGAGAATCCAATCTTTGCCAAACTGTATCTAGCGCAGCTAATTAACCTGGCAGGAGATTCCTTAACCTGGCTAGGTTTAGGGTTATTAGCATTTGAGATTGCAGGTGAGAATGCTGGTGCTGTATTAGCAGGAGCCCTAACTTTGCGAGTGATGGCATTTGTGGTGCTATCCCCGATCGCAGGGGCGATCGCTGATCAAATCGATCGTAAGCGCCTCATGGTTATTACCCACCTAGCCCGAATGGGTATAGTCTGTTTGTTCCCATTCACCACTCAAGTCTGGCAAATTTATGCAATTGTATTGTTGCTCAATACGTTTTCCGCCTTTTTCACCCCTACATACAAAGCCACCATCCCACTAGTTACAACTGAAGCACAATGTCCACAGGCAATCGCCCTATCAAGTGCTACCTATCAGCTCCTTGGAGTTTTAGGGCCAGGTTTATCGGGCAGTATTGCGGCATTAGTAGGCACCAGGCAAATTTTCTTTCTCGATAGCATCACTTTTTTTATTTCTGCCCTATTGATCGCCTCCTTACCCAGGCAATTAATCGTAGCGCAGAGCCAGTCTACAGCCAGAAAAATCCATAGAATCCTTAAGGACATCAGAACTGGTACAACCTGTCTATTTGCCGATCCACCAATTCGTTATGCCCTGGTACTGCAACTAATCGCGGCGATCGCTGGGGCTCAGATTCTGGTCAACACAGTTGGCTATGTGCAGGGCATCCTCAACCTGGGTAAAGTTGAATATGGTTGGTCTATGGCAGCTTTTGGCGTTGGCGCAACCTTCGCATCAGTTTGGCTATATCAATCCCGCCAGCAAAGAAGTGCCATTCTCCTAACTAGCATTGGTGCTATTACTATTACCCTGGCATTGTTACCTGCTAATCTAACCAACCTGAATGGGTTATTAATTCTTTGGGTGATTGCTGGAATTGGGCAAACCTTGGTAAATGTACCAACTCAAACTTTAATCGCCCAACGGGTTACGGTGGAGCTGCAAGGACGGGTTTATGGTGCCCACTTTGCCTGGAGTCATTTATGGTGGGCTTTCGCTTACCCTCTGGCAGGATGGATCGGTAACCGCTTTCCCAGTTCCAACTTTTTCTATAGCGGCTTAATAGGTGGAGGGTTGTTTTGCATGGTATATCTAGTTTTCAAACCACAGCAACTATCCAAACTAAAAGATTGGCTGTGGCACGAACATGAACATACCCACGATCGCCAGCATCAACATCAACATTCGACAAATGAGGCAATCGGGCAACCTCACAACCATCTTCACTTTCATCTGATCGACCCCCAGTGATTAGCGGGTTTGGGTATTGACGGAATGTGTCATGCGTAATGGATGGGGCTGTATACAGGGCAGATGAATTAAAAATAAACTACCCTGCCCAACCTTACTCTTAACAGTAATATGCCCTCGATGGCGGCGTGTAATCGCCTGGGCAATCGCCAGACCTAGCCCAGTACCACCAGTTTTTCGTGATCGATCGCTATGCACTCGGTAAAAGCGTTCAAATATGCGCTTTTGCTCTACTGGAGCAATGCCAATGCCATTATCTTTAACTCTAAGAATTGCCATACGATCGTGGCATTTTAAACTAACTTCTACTGATCCCCCTGCACCAGTATATTGAATTGCGTTGGCAAGCAAATTAGAAACAAGGCGGTAAAGTTGTGATTCATTACCAAACACATAGACTTCAAAACCTGGGACTTGATTGGTTAAGTCAATACCTGAAGCGATCGCCAGTTCCAAGAACTCTTCAGTCAAGTCACTGACTAGATCATTTAAGCAACAGGGCTGTAGCGTTTTGGTCGATGATTCCTGTTCTAAGCTAGTCAGCAAAAGTAAATCAGTAATCAAACTGCTCAAGCGTCGTCCCTGTCGCTCAACCGTCTGGAGCATTGGCGGAATATTCTGGTGTAAATTTGGCGGTAGCCGTAAGATCGCTTCCACAGTTGCCAAAAGGCTAGCCAGGGGAGAGCGCAGCTCGTGGGCAACGTTGGCAGTAAACTGCTGTTGTTGTTGATAGGACTGGTAAATGGGTTGCATTGCTAGTCCCGATAACCACCACCCAGCAGCAGCAACCAAAGCAAGGGCAACGGGAAACCCAATCGCTAAAATCCACTGAATCCGTCTTGTTTCGGCATCAAATGCAGCCAAGGTACGACCAATTTGGATATAGCCCCAGGAAGTATAGTTATGACTTGATCCTATTCCCTGCTCAGCATTGGTGCCGTGTAAAATCGTGATGAATTGATGATAGCGAGTACCGTCTGAAGCTTGAAAAGTCTGCCATGTAGCTGGATTGAGTGTAGTTTCAGGTGCTAAAGGTTGATTAGGCGAAAACGCCAGCAGGTTGCCATCACGATCGAACAAACGAATGTAATAGGTGTGGCGATCGCTAATGCCAGTAGTATGGCGCTGAATCAAAGTAGGACTTGAATTACAAGGATATCCCACCAAACACAGATCAGGAAAAATTTGCCGTAACACTAAAGTAGGGTCTCCAGAGGCTGGCAGCATTGGTTCTAGACTGTCATGGAGCGTCCCAGCAAGGGATTCAATTTCCCGTTCCAGGGCAATCCATTTAGACTGCACCAGGGCACGATACATACCCAGTCCAAACAGGCTTAAAACCCCTGCCATAGCAATGGTATACCAGCACGCTAAACGGAGCCGACTACGGCGAAACAGTTGCTGGCTATTGATCATATTGCTCATGACGAGTTAAAGCGGTATCCTTGACCAGCGATCGTCTCAATCGGACAGTCACAACTATACTGGGCAAACTTGCGTCGCAACAATCGGATCTGAGCAGCAACCACGTTGCTAATTGGGTATTCATCCAGATCCCACAGTTGAGCCCGAATTTTACTACTGGCAATAATCCGATCGGGGTTTTGCATCAGATAAGCCAACACCTGAAATTCTTTGAGAGTCAAGGGAATCGACTGCCCAGTGCGATCGGGTTGTTCGACTTGTACTGCTGTGTTGGCATCATCCAAAGTAAATTTTCCCACGCTTAGGACTTTGGGACGCAGTTGGGGCGATCGCCGCTGTAATGCCCGCAATCGTGCTAGCAACTCTTCCATTACAAATGGTTTAACCAAATAGTCATCGGCACCCGCATCAAGCCCAGTAACACGATTTTCCGGTTGCCCTAGCGCAGTGAGCATTAGGACTGGCAAAGGATTCTGGCGGTCTCTGAGGCGCTGACATAACTCCAAGCCCGATATTTCAGGGAGCAACCAATCGATAATCGCCACAGAGTAGTCTGTCCACTCGTTTTCCAGGTAACGCCAAGCCTCTGCCCCATCAATTACCCAGTCAACAATATATTTCTCGCCAATCAAAACTTGCTTAATCGCTAACCCCAAGTCCTCTTCATCTTCTACTAATAGAATTCGCATCACGACAGGGATATTAACTGCGGGATTGATTATATCAAAGCTGATCGCTTTTCATCCTGTTTTCATCGCCTCTGTGGCAAACTGCGAGAGATCTTTTTCTGGCTTTATGTTGAATGTGAGGAGATGCGATGAAACCCTTTCCATTATTCAGTTCTATTCTGGCGATCAGTTTGTCGATTGCCTCCCCTACAGCCGTATTTGCCCATGTTGGTCACGGCGATGAGTTTCAAGCAACAGGTGGTATCAATCGAGTCGAAGTAAATGCTGAGACCGACTCGTTCCTGGGCATCGAAGTTAAGCCAATTGAGCCAGCTACTGATGGCAGCAGTGCGGTATTCATCCCTGCTACGGCCATTGTAGATGTCGATGGTCAGCAGTTCGTATTTGTCGAATATGAAAATTTCTATGAGCCGGTAGAAATCTCCACAGGAGAGACACAGGGAGAACTAATTGAAGTTTTACAAGAATTATCAGTAGGAGAGCGGCTGGTAACCCAGGGTAGCCTCTCACTCTATGCGGAATCACGCAAAACCCAAACCACTGATTCTGTAGTTGCAACAGATGGAGAGGAAATTATGAATGATTCAGTTCCTACACCAGTTGAAACTGAAATTACAGAGAATGATATAACCCAAGATGGACTGGGACGAGGTTTGATTGCGGTTGGTGTTGGGGGCGCTGTATTACTAATTGGCGCAGGTGCGATCGTTGTGTTCACGTCTGGGAAGAAAAACAATCCCGCGCGTAATAACAGGGAGCTTTGATTTGAATGTTTAACTCAATTCTCAATCAAACCCTTAAAAATTCAATTGCCCAGCGGTGGTTTATTGTTGTTTGTGCGATTGTGGTGGCGATCTGGGGCATAATCAGCGTTACCCAGATGCCCCTGGATGTGTTCCCTGAATTTGCGCCACCTCAAATGGACATCCATACTGAAGCAACTGGACTGGCACCGGAAGAAGTGGAAACTCAGATTACGGTACCAATTGAAAGCGTGGTGAATGGTTTGCCAGGAGTAACCAAGGTGCGATCGTCCTCTCAGGTAGGACTATCGATGGTGCAGGTAGTCTTCGACCAGGATGCCGATATTTATCAAGCTCGCCAGGCAGTGACCGAAAGGCTCCAACAAGTTGCCAACCAACTGCCTGACGGAGTACACCCGCCGGAAATTTCGCCCCTGTTATCGCCACTGGGCACAATTTTGCAATATGCCTTTACTGTAAATGGCCAGGGACAAACCTCCATGATGGAGCTGCGTAGCCTGGTTGAAGTCACGCTCAGTAATCAGATCCTTTCCGTGCCAGGGGTCTCACAAATCACCATTTATGGCGGTGATGAACGCCAGGAACAGGTATTAATCGACCCAACCAAACTAGTGGATTGTCAGCTTTCAATTTGTGGGTAAAGTCGCTTAAGGCGAATACGAGCATCTGCAGTTGTGAATTGCCAATCTACCGACTTCTGCAAATGATTACGCTCAATGAACCAAGCTGATGTTTCTTGTTCAAGAGTTTCTCGATCTGGGATCCGTCGATCCAGACATTGTCGGGTTAGTGCAGACAGCTCGATTTCGGCAATATTTAGCCAACTTCCATGTTTGGGCGTATGGTGAATTTCTAGCCGTTCGACCAACCGACGCGCAGTGGACGGAGCAAAGGCCTGATAGAGCGAGGCAAGTTTGTGAATGTTCAAATTGTCACATACCAAAATGACAGTCTCGCAATCGGCGTAGTCTTGTTCAAGTAAGCGTTGAATTTCGATCGCCCAATCAACTGAGGTTCTGCGTTCACTCACAACTGCTTTACGCCAACCGGCCAAAGGTTCTGTAAACAAGAAAATATTAGCGGTGCCATTGCGCTCATATTCATAATCTACCAACTCTGGTTGTCCTGATTTAGCCGGCAATGGAATGCGTGTTTGTTTAACCAATTGCACCGGTTTTTCATCCATGCAAATTACCGGATGCTTAGAATCATAGGGTTGGTGATAAATCTCTAGTACATCTTCCATATGAGCAACAAAATCGGCATTTTGCTCAGGTGGAATCACATACTGTTGACGTAGATGTGGTTTCAGTTCGTTTTTTTCAGCACTTGTCGCACGGTCTCGTGACAAATAGCTGGTACAATTTCTAACTCCACCGCTTTATCAGCAAGCAATCGCAATGTCCAGCGAGCATGACCAGCAGGTGGTTCGCTACAACGTAAGGCTATTAGCTTTGCCTCCGACTCTCCATCACATACGTGTGGTCGTGGCGCACTTTGGCGAGGTTTGCGTGCCAAGGCCGACTCTAAACCTCCTTCAATCAATCGTTGACGCAGGTTGGCTACTGTATTGCGATGGCAACTAAAGGTGGCGGCGGCTTCCGCATCTGTCCAGTTCTGGCCATTTATATCGATATTTAACAGAATGTTGGCATGTTTGATTTTATAGGCGGCGGCCTTACCAGTAGACACAAGATTTTGCAGCTCTTCGCGCTCTTCCTTGCTCAAACGGACGATATAGCGTTTAGGCATAATATACTGCTCGGATAACATAGGTATAGTTTATCCATCTTTCCCTTAACTCACAAACCCAAGATTGACAGAACACTAGAAGCCCTGAATGTTTCGCTGACCGAAGTCACCAATGCCACCAGAGAAGCAAATGCCAATGCGCCCGGTGGCTTTTTGGTAGGTGGCGGACAGGAACTGTTAGTACGTGGTATCGGGCAAGTACAATCGATCGCTGATCTGCAACAGTCCGTCGTTAAAGTCCAGAACGGTGAGCCTATCTTACTCAAAGATGTAGCAGAAGTAAGAACTGGGACAGCTTTGAAACGTGGTGATGCCAGCTTTAATGGCCAGCCTGCGGTGGTGCTCATGGTGAATAAACAGCCCGATGTCGATACACCCACCGTCACCAAAGCAGTAGAGGCGGTGATGCAATCTTTGCCGACTACCTTTCCCGCTGATGTGCAAGTAGCGCGTACCTTTCGCCAGGCTAATTTTATTGATTCTGCCATTCACAATGTCAGTTTTTCGCTGCTCCAAGGCATCATCATTGTGTCGGTGATCATGCTGTTGTTTTTGATGAACTGGCGCACAGCGATGATTACCCTGAGTGCAATTCCCATGTCTTTGCTAGTCGGTTTGATGCTGATGAAAGCGTTTGGTCTGGGAATCAATACCATGACCCTGGGCGGCTTGGTGGTAGCGATCGGCTCAGTGGTAGATGACTCGATCGTGGATATGGAAAACTGCTATCGGGGACTGCGCACTAACCAGGCACAGGACAACCCAAAACACCCTTTTCAGGTGGTGTATGACACCTCCATTGAAGTGCGACTGGCAGTAATTTTCTCTACGGTGATTATCATTGTAGTGTTTGCGCCAATCTTTACTTTAACTGGCGTAGAAGGGCGGATTTTTGCACCAATGGGGGTAGCCTATTTGCTTTCGATCGTGGCTTCTACCCTGGTAGCCATGACCCTTTCGCCAGCTCTGTGTGCAATTCTGCTGGCAAATCAATCTTTGCCTCAGCAAGGAACTTTCATTGCCCGCTTAAGCGAACGGTTATATCGTCCATTACTAAATCGATCGCTGCGATCACCCCAATTGATTCTAGGATTTGCGCTGGCCGCATTGGTTGCTACCTTGGCAATTGTTCCTTCCTTGGGACGTGTATTCCTACCTGAATTCCAGGAAAAATCGATGGTCAATTCAATGGTCTTGTTCCCAGGCGTTTCCCTGGACATGACCAATCAGGCAGGTAAGGCATTGGCTAAATCACTCCAGGATAACCCGCTGTATGAGTGGGTACAGGTGCGAGCAGGAAGAACCCCTGGTGATGCTGATGGTGCAGGTGTAAATATGGCACACGTGGATATAGAACTCAGTGATACGGCGCTAAAAGATCGAGAAGCCAGTATTAAACAACTACGTGAGTCATTTTTGGAATTGCCTGGTGTGGCACCCAACGTTGGTGGTTTTATTTCTCACCGTATGGACGAAGTATTATCTGGGGTAAGAAGTGCGATCGCCGTGAAAATCTTTGGTTCCGATCTAGCCGAGTTGCGCCGAGTTGGTAAGCAGATCCGCGATGTGATTGCACCAATTGAAGGGGTCGTGGATCTCCAACTTGAGCCCCAATTGCCGATCCGTCAGGTGCAAATTCAGTACGATCGAATCGCTGCTGCTGAATTTGGTTTAAGTATGGCCGCAATTTCGGATGTGGTCGAAACAGCACTCAATGGTCGGATTGTTTCGCAGGTGCCAGAGAATCAACAACTGATTAATATTGCGATCGGATTGGAAGAGTCAGCCCGTAATAACTTAGATGCGATTCGCGCAGTTCCAATCTCTACACCCACAGGCGAAATTATTTCACTGGGCACGGTCGCAAACGTAGACTATGGCATGGGTGCTAATGTCGTGAATAGGGAAGACGTATCGCGCCTAATTGTGGTGTCTGCCAATGTGGCTGAGCGTGACTTAGGCAGCGTGGTAGGCGACATCCAGGCACAAATTAAACAAAATGTGCAGTTGCCCCAGGGATATTTCATTCAGTATGGTGGACAGTTTGAAGCGGAGCAAAAAGCCACTAACAATTTACTGGTGTTTAGCATTCTGGCAGCAATCGTCATTGCGGTATTAATGTTTTTCTCGGTGAAATCTCTGCCAGCAACGATCGCAATCATGCTCAATCTGCCATTAGCACTGGTGGGCGGTATTGTCTCAATCTTACTAACTGGCGGTGTTATCTCGATCGCCTCTTTGATTGGCTTTATTACCTTGTTTGGGGTGGCGGTTCGTAATGGCTTATTACTGGTGGACAACTACAACAAAAAGTTTGCCCAGGGAATGCCACTTAGAAAGGTAATTATTAAGGGTTCGTTGGAACGAGTAAACGCCATCTTAATGACGGCTGTTACCTCTGCGTTGGGGATGTTGCCGTTAGCGATCGCCAGCGGTGCTGGGAATGAAATCCTGCAACCGTTAGCGATTGTGGTTCTGGGTGGTTTGTTTACCTCCACTGCATTAACGCTGTTAGTTATTCCTGCTCTCTATGCCAGATTTGGCAAGTGGCTAATTCCCAAGCCAACTACTACTAGCATTGAGAAACAATCTTATAAAGATGAATCTGCGAAGGTAGCGATTGGAGTAAAGCTCTAGCAGTCTATAGTCGGTTGAGTTGGATTAACTCAGGTATAAAAATATGGTAGTGCTATACAAGTTCTGACACTGTTTCTAGCGATCGTGTGGCGCTCCATTGCAGCTTCGCTAGCTTTACCCCTAGTTAGTGGTCAAGCAGAAGGATTCCTCTGGCTGCTAGATTTACGTCGCGGTAAATTTGGACAGATTAACCTGGAGATGGTTTATCCATTTCTCAATGGTCTAGGACTTTTATTTTTAGCTGCAACAGGGATCAGTATGTGGTTACGATCGCCCCGATAATTAATCTGGCGATCGAAGAGCATTTTTATGAATGCTCAGCAAAAATTCCTGTTGTTCCATCCTCTAAAAGAGTAAATACGGTATATGGCTCAACCCGATTACCAGATTCCATCCCAGGTGAACCGATCGGCATACCTGGCACTACTATTCCTTTAATGCCAGGCTTCTCATCCAGCAACCGCTGTACGTCTTCCGCTGGTATGTGTCCCTCAATTACATAGCCGGCCGCGATCGTGGTGTGACAGGAATACATTTCTGCTGGCACTCCATACTGTTGCTTAATTGCCTCTACATTTTCAGTAATTTCATCCTTAATCTGAAAACCCGCTGCTTCCATACGATC
The sequence above is a segment of the Pseudanabaena sp. PCC 7367 genome. Coding sequences within it:
- a CDS encoding TetR/AcrR family transcriptional regulator, whose protein sequence is MPRSKTITNEEILTAARSLFLKEGAKASTRNLAKIVGISEAVIFQRFGTKEDLFFASMVLPEVQLEKIFSIQAGKKQVIENLKSVSLQIVAYFREVMPVFLSLISHPSFDLQTFLKRHTMPRIQIGNKLMEYLNAEADLGRICKGNVAAAAILISHLHNLALSETIGSHQPIDTECAIADAIEVLWKGLSP
- the rppA gene encoding two-component system response regulator RppA — its product is MRILLVEDEEDLGLAIKQVLIGEKYIVDWVIDGAEAWRYLENEWTDYSVAIIDWLLPEISGLELCQRLRDRQNPLPVLMLTALGQPENRVTGLDAGADDYLVKPFVMEELLARLRALQRRSPQLRPKVLSVGKFTLDDANTAVQVEQPDRTGQSIPLTLKEFQVLAYLMQNPDRIIASSKIRAQLWDLDEYPISNVVAAQIRLLRRKFAQYSCDCPIETIAGQGYRFNSS
- a CDS encoding MFS transporter produces the protein MTNRPSWWQGLENPIFAKLYLAQLINLAGDSLTWLGLGLLAFEIAGENAGAVLAGALTLRVMAFVVLSPIAGAIADQIDRKRLMVITHLARMGIVCLFPFTTQVWQIYAIVLLLNTFSAFFTPTYKATIPLVTTEAQCPQAIALSSATYQLLGVLGPGLSGSIAALVGTRQIFFLDSITFFISALLIASLPRQLIVAQSQSTARKIHRILKDIRTGTTCLFADPPIRYALVLQLIAAIAGAQILVNTVGYVQGILNLGKVEYGWSMAAFGVGATFASVWLYQSRQQRSAILLTSIGAITITLALLPANLTNLNGLLILWVIAGIGQTLVNVPTQTLIAQRVTVELQGRVYGAHFAWSHLWWAFAYPLAGWIGNRFPSSNFFYSGLIGGGLFCMVYLVFKPQQLSKLKDWLWHEHEHTHDRQHQHQHSTNEAIGQPHNHLHFHLIDPQ
- a CDS encoding nickel and cobalt tolerance cation efflux system protein yields the protein MKPFPLFSSILAISLSIASPTAVFAHVGHGDEFQATGGINRVEVNAETDSFLGIEVKPIEPATDGSSAVFIPATAIVDVDGQQFVFVEYENFYEPVEISTGETQGELIEVLQELSVGERLVTQGSLSLYAESRKTQTTDSVVATDGEEIMNDSVPTPVETEITENDITQDGLGRGLIAVGVGGAVLLIGAGAIVVFTSGKKNNPARNNREL
- the rppB gene encoding two-component system sensor histidine kinase RppB encodes the protein MNSQQLFRRSRLRLACWYTIAMAGVLSLFGLGMYRALVQSKWIALEREIESLAGTLHDSLEPMLPASGDPTLVLRQIFPDLCLVGYPCNSSPTLIQRHTTGISDRHTYYIRLFDRDGNLLAFSPNQPLAPETTLNPATWQTFQASDGTRYHQFITILHGTNAEQGIGSSHNYTSWGYIQIGRTLAAFDAETRRIQWILAIGFPVALALVAAAGWWLSGLAMQPIYQSYQQQQQFTANVAHELRSPLASLLATVEAILRLPPNLHQNIPPMLQTVERQGRRLSSLITDLLLLTSLEQESSTKTLQPCCLNDLVSDLTEEFLELAIASGIDLTNQVPGFEVYVFGNESQLYRLVSNLLANAIQYTGAGGSVEVSLKCHDRMAILRVKDNGIGIAPVEQKRIFERFYRVHSDRSRKTGGTGLGLAIAQAITRRHRGHITVKSKVGQGSLFLIHLPCIQPHPLRMTHSVNTQTR
- a CDS encoding DUF411 domain-containing protein codes for the protein MKRRFFTTKFLAAGLVTTSMVLTSCASNLKPQAQTVSSTSTHSATHKLTVFRTPTCVCCGQWIDRMEAAGFQIKDEITENVEAIKQQYGVPAEMYSCHTTIAAGYVIEGHIPAEDVQRLLDEKPGIKGIVVPGMPIGSPGMESGNRVEPYTVFTLLEDGTTGIFAEHS
- a CDS encoding recombinase family protein is translated as MGNTKQMQVNEFRRTLREFFELFEIDTDAIYLTYHGKPVMVAIADYLNRNNYPTKRGGNWTYRTVKLILDRTKVKSA
- a CDS encoding IS630 family transposase (programmed frameshift), whose amino-acid sequence is MPKRYIVRLSKEEREELQNLVSTGKAAAYKIKHANILLNIDINGQNWTDAEAAATFSCHRNTVANLRQRLIEGGLESALARKPRQSAPRPHVCDGESEAKLIALRCSEPPAGHARWTLRLLADKAVELEIVPAICHETVRQVLKKNELKPHLRQQYVIPPEQNADFVAHMEDVLEIYHQPYDSKHPVICMDEKPVQLVKQTRIPLPAKSGQPELVDYEYERNGTANIFLFTEPLAGWRKAVVSERRTSVDWAIEIQRLLEQDYADCETVILVCDNLNIHKLASLYQAFAPSTARRLVERLEIHHTPKHGSWLNIAEIELSALTRQCLDRRIPDRETLEQETSAWFIERNHLQKSVDWQFTTADARIRLKRLYPQIES
- a CDS encoding PepSY domain-containing protein → MFLAIVWRSIAASLALPLVSGQAEGFLWLLDLRRGKFGQINLEMVYPFLNGLGLLFLAATGISMWLRSPR